Proteins from a genomic interval of Paenibacillus sp. RC334:
- a CDS encoding cation diffusion facilitator family transporter: MNSERSRSLETAAWSGIVGNLALAVLKGTVGYAANSKALMGDALHTAADSASRLQELLFSKGAAEHGILARLRNGEKVRTVISVVLAILVLMSGLQLGISAVRSLSSPDPQAPGLYALITAFTALVLRESLFQFQYRYSIKHGHKAEADLYANHERYSLYASLIALIGMIGAMTGEAMEWPALLYLDPTAALLVACLVLRKGYLMVLNTAYSAPAQPLREEDSQRFMETIQRVHGIVTVEHLHAQEAGHFITVDVIISVNPRITVQEAQEIADRAKNLLLARFPQVTHVQMQFVSYQAGYPYKSNHELPDNDVSSLLQ; encoded by the coding sequence GTGAATAGCGAACGCAGCCGATCATTGGAAACTGCGGCGTGGAGCGGGATTGTGGGTAATCTTGCACTGGCTGTTCTAAAGGGAACCGTCGGTTATGCGGCAAACAGCAAGGCGCTGATGGGTGATGCGCTGCACACGGCTGCGGATAGTGCTTCCCGTTTGCAGGAGCTTTTGTTTTCCAAAGGTGCAGCAGAGCATGGTATACTGGCACGGTTGCGAAACGGTGAAAAAGTCCGGACTGTCATATCGGTAGTACTGGCTATATTGGTTCTAATGAGTGGTCTTCAGTTGGGCATATCGGCTGTTCGTTCTTTAAGCAGTCCAGATCCGCAGGCTCCAGGTCTGTATGCACTAATTACCGCTTTCACTGCTTTGGTACTGAGAGAGTCGCTGTTTCAGTTTCAATACCGCTACTCCATTAAACATGGTCATAAGGCTGAAGCAGATTTGTACGCTAATCATGAACGGTATTCGCTTTATGCGTCGCTGATTGCTTTGATCGGCATGATTGGGGCAATGACAGGCGAAGCGATGGAGTGGCCTGCATTATTATATCTTGACCCGACCGCTGCGTTGCTGGTAGCCTGTCTGGTGTTGCGTAAAGGATATCTGATGGTACTGAATACCGCCTATTCGGCTCCTGCACAACCTCTGCGTGAGGAAGACTCACAACGCTTTATGGAGACGATACAGCGGGTGCATGGTATCGTAACAGTTGAGCATCTGCATGCACAGGAAGCAGGTCATTTTATAACTGTGGATGTAATCATTAGCGTGAATCCCCGGATTACCGTGCAAGAAGCGCAGGAAATTGCTGATCGGGCAAAAAATCTGCTACTGGCGCGTTTTCCGCAGGTGACCCATGTACAGATGCAGTTCGTTTCTTATCAAGCCGGGTATCCTTACAAGTCTAATCATGAACTACCGGATAATGATGTGTCGTCCTTGCTGCAATAA
- a CDS encoding methyl-accepting chemotaxis protein: MVILRTFQFKSLQARTFSTLVPLVLLTLILISFLSYFFAKQKLDAEISQNATHSLSGVKADIAANVDRHALLVSMLAKSAEQLGTGTKIEDYGHLYEQELALNDMTYGLGVFFAKDAYEPDTTYRSNYVYRDGKQMKQTTEYDDPQYNYLTKLWYTGAVERGKDINFTEPFYDSKMKVNMITAGKAFYDRTGKLMGVITGDLSMASIQAYIERMKFGAQGSAVLMDKNGAILSSGLQSIKAGEPLAKVLGMEEAEAIQNGASGQLSASIGNEDYRILYDTIPQTGWKIGVLLPDSELNRPANEMLKLLLIVSAIGILLIMGALLVSNSGMVKEIKKIMQITNRMAVGDYTVEVSHHRKDEFGQMAEGINEVIAATRGMASRLSEESGVITTVSSTISGDISGAAEDAKHNADELAQVKEGAELQLAAAAESATAMEEMAVGVQRIAESIQQVSEATTGIEHKAHQGNERLTEVTRGMHKAKVSMDEAGKVVGSLNERSAQIGSIIGIIQEISGQTKLLSLNASIEAARAGEHGRGFAVVASEIGKLAVNVSQSAEQITSRIRSMQEETKLAMEGMQQGTLEMDEGVAILQEVEQRFAAMNQDIQQVAIEVQEVSSASEQMSAGSEEVAASISYLADIAKASAERAGQASERSERQLKALESLGSSAKSLTSVSDTLNQVVSHFRV, encoded by the coding sequence GTGGTCATATTGCGTACATTTCAATTTAAAAGCTTACAAGCACGAACATTCTCTACCTTGGTTCCCCTTGTGCTCCTGACTTTGATTTTAATCAGTTTTTTGTCTTACTTTTTCGCCAAGCAAAAGTTGGACGCGGAAATTAGCCAGAATGCTACCCACTCTCTGTCGGGAGTTAAAGCAGATATTGCAGCTAATGTGGATCGGCATGCTTTACTTGTCTCCATGCTGGCCAAGAGTGCAGAACAGCTGGGGACAGGAACGAAAATTGAAGATTATGGTCATTTGTATGAACAAGAGTTGGCATTGAATGATATGACCTATGGTCTGGGTGTTTTTTTCGCCAAGGATGCGTATGAGCCTGATACGACATATCGATCCAATTATGTGTATAGAGATGGTAAACAAATGAAGCAAACGACTGAATATGATGATCCCCAATATAACTATTTAACAAAGTTGTGGTATACAGGGGCTGTTGAGCGAGGTAAAGATATAAACTTTACGGAGCCTTTTTACGATTCCAAAATGAAAGTAAATATGATTACTGCCGGAAAAGCATTTTATGACCGAACAGGTAAGCTGATGGGTGTCATTACGGGTGACTTAAGTATGGCGAGTATTCAAGCCTATATCGAACGGATGAAATTCGGTGCCCAAGGAAGCGCGGTTTTGATGGACAAGAATGGAGCGATCCTGTCATCGGGACTCCAATCCATAAAAGCAGGTGAACCGCTGGCGAAAGTGTTGGGTATGGAGGAGGCAGAAGCTATCCAAAATGGTGCTTCCGGGCAGTTGTCCGCGTCCATCGGGAATGAGGATTATCGGATATTGTATGATACAATACCGCAAACCGGTTGGAAAATTGGGGTGCTGCTACCGGATTCGGAGCTGAATCGTCCTGCGAACGAAATGCTTAAACTGCTCCTTATCGTTAGTGCTATCGGAATCCTGTTGATCATGGGGGCTTTGCTGGTTAGCAATTCAGGAATGGTCAAAGAAATTAAAAAAATAATGCAGATAACGAATCGCATGGCCGTTGGAGATTATACAGTTGAAGTATCTCATCATCGTAAAGATGAGTTTGGTCAAATGGCAGAGGGAATCAATGAGGTGATTGCTGCTACAAGGGGGATGGCAAGTCGCTTGAGCGAAGAATCCGGCGTGATTACGACGGTATCCTCAACTATTTCCGGGGATATTTCTGGCGCAGCTGAGGATGCGAAGCACAATGCTGACGAGCTGGCTCAGGTAAAAGAAGGCGCAGAACTACAGTTGGCTGCTGCGGCAGAGAGTGCGACTGCGATGGAGGAAATGGCTGTTGGCGTTCAACGTATTGCCGAATCCATACAGCAGGTATCTGAAGCTACCACAGGCATTGAACATAAGGCTCATCAAGGAAATGAACGTTTGACCGAGGTCACCCGAGGAATGCACAAAGCGAAGGTATCTATGGATGAAGCAGGCAAGGTAGTAGGTTCGTTGAATGAACGGTCGGCCCAGATCGGCAGCATTATCGGGATCATTCAGGAAATTAGCGGGCAGACCAAGCTACTGTCGCTGAATGCCTCTATTGAGGCCGCACGTGCGGGTGAGCATGGCCGAGGGTTCGCTGTTGTGGCTTCAGAGATCGGCAAGCTTGCCGTAAATGTCAGCCAGTCAGCGGAGCAAATTACGAGCCGAATCCGATCTATGCAGGAAGAAACGAAATTAGCAATGGAAGGGATGCAACAAGGCACTCTGGAGATGGATGAAGGGGTGGCAATTTTGCAGGAGGTGGAACAGCGTTTTGCTGCGATGAATCAGGATATCCAGCAGGTGGCGATTGAAGTGCAGGAGGTTTCATCGGCTTCGGAGCAAATGTCAGCAGGCTCAGAGGAAGTTGCGGCATCTATTAGTTACCTTGCCGATATTGCAAAAGCTTCTGCTGAACGTGCTGGGCAAGCCTCTGAACGATCTGAACGGCAACTGAAAGCGTTGGAAAGTCTGGGTAGCTCAGCGAAGTCGCTTACAAGCGTTTCTGACACGCTCAATCAGGTGGTATCCCATTTTCGTGTGTGA
- the uraA gene encoding uracil permease, which translates to MQREIQVNEKLPAGPGFLLSVQHLFAMFGSTVLVPNIFGVDPGMILLMNGIGTLLYIWICRGKIPAYLGSSFAFIAPVSLVLKNNPGGNGYAMALGAFIVTGIIFCLVALVIKYAGTRWLDVVFPPAVMGSIVALIGLELVPVAAGMAGIINADPTKAWTPDPKTITLSLVTLGVTVLGAVLFRGFAKIIHILIGIVVGYVLAYFMGMVNTQAIADAPFFGHPAITTPVFNTSAMLTILPVALVVIVEHIGHLLVTSNIVGRELSKDPGLHRSLLGNGISTIFSGFVGSTPNTTYGENIGVMALTKVYSVWVIGGAAVIAILLSFSGTFSAIVSNIPAPVMGGVSLLLFGVIAASGLRIFVEQKVDFAKPTNMLLATVVLVVGISGATLTWGAVTLKGMALATIIGIILSLFFKLIDVLGWSNDKTQEPLTEKTPD; encoded by the coding sequence TTGCAACGCGAAATTCAAGTTAATGAAAAGCTTCCGGCAGGACCCGGGTTCCTGCTCAGCGTACAGCATTTGTTTGCCATGTTTGGCAGTACCGTGCTGGTACCGAATATCTTCGGTGTCGATCCCGGCATGATTTTGCTAATGAACGGAATTGGCACATTGCTGTACATCTGGATCTGCCGTGGCAAAATTCCCGCCTATCTCGGCTCCAGCTTCGCTTTTATCGCTCCAGTTAGTCTCGTGCTTAAAAACAACCCTGGTGGCAATGGTTATGCCATGGCCCTCGGCGCTTTCATTGTTACAGGTATTATTTTCTGCCTTGTTGCGCTGGTGATCAAATATGCCGGAACCCGGTGGCTGGACGTTGTATTCCCACCGGCTGTCATGGGCTCCATCGTAGCCCTGATTGGTCTGGAACTGGTTCCGGTTGCAGCAGGCATGGCAGGCATTATCAATGCCGATCCCACCAAAGCCTGGACCCCGGATCCCAAAACCATTACCCTTTCCCTTGTTACACTAGGTGTCACTGTTCTGGGAGCCGTGCTGTTTCGCGGGTTTGCCAAAATCATTCATATTCTGATTGGTATCGTGGTGGGGTATGTGCTCGCTTATTTTATGGGTATGGTAAACACGCAAGCAATTGCGGATGCTCCTTTTTTCGGACATCCTGCAATTACCACTCCAGTATTTAACACCTCGGCTATGCTGACGATTCTTCCGGTCGCTCTGGTCGTTATCGTGGAGCATATCGGGCATTTGCTTGTGACTAGCAATATTGTCGGACGCGAGCTGTCCAAAGATCCCGGCCTGCATCGTTCGCTGCTGGGTAACGGTATCTCCACTATCTTTTCTGGTTTTGTTGGCTCGACGCCCAATACAACCTATGGTGAAAATATCGGTGTCATGGCATTAACGAAAGTGTACTCTGTATGGGTCATTGGCGGGGCCGCTGTCATTGCCATCCTGTTGTCCTTCTCAGGCACCTTCTCGGCGATTGTTTCCAATATCCCGGCTCCGGTCATGGGCGGCGTATCCTTGCTGTTGTTCGGTGTCATCGCTGCTTCCGGTCTAAGAATCTTCGTGGAGCAAAAAGTTGATTTCGCCAAGCCGACTAACATGCTGCTTGCTACGGTCGTACTGGTCGTCGGAATCAGTGGTGCTACACTCACTTGGGGCGCTGTTACCCTCAAAGGTATGGCGTTGGCTACAATCATCGGGATCATCCTTAGCTTGTTCTTCAAGCTAATTGACGTACTCGGCTGGTCCAATGATAAAACTCAGGAACCCTTGACAGAAAAAACACCGGATTGA
- a CDS encoding adenine phosphoribosyltransferase → MDYKEYIRVIPDFPQPGISFKDITTLMKNGELYRKAINDMKELVSDLKIDLIAGPEARGFVVGAPLAYALGVGFIPIRKSGKLPGDTIEEAYGLEYGKDMLAMHKDAIEPGQNVLIADDLLATGGTIATSVNLVRQLGGNVVGTAFLIELSDLNGRAKLPDVDVFTLITY, encoded by the coding sequence TTGGACTACAAAGAATATATTCGGGTGATTCCCGATTTTCCACAACCAGGGATTAGTTTTAAGGATATTACGACCCTGATGAAAAATGGAGAACTGTACCGCAAGGCAATCAATGATATGAAGGAACTGGTATCGGATTTGAAAATTGATCTGATTGCAGGTCCTGAAGCACGTGGATTCGTTGTAGGTGCGCCTCTGGCTTATGCGCTTGGTGTTGGTTTTATTCCCATCCGTAAAAGTGGCAAGCTGCCTGGTGATACTATCGAGGAAGCATACGGCTTGGAATACGGCAAGGACATGCTGGCTATGCATAAGGATGCAATTGAGCCGGGACAAAATGTTTTGATTGCGGATGATCTGCTTGCTACAGGCGGAACCATCGCTACATCAGTGAATTTGGTACGTCAGCTTGGTGGAAATGTGGTAGGGACTGCTTTTCTTATAGAGCTGTCTGATCTGAATGGACGGGCGAAATTGCCTGACGTAGATGTATTTACGCTGATTACGTACTAA
- the recJ gene encoding single-stranded-DNA-specific exonuclease RecJ gives MLHSQYRWKTPEVSLEAAQPLTEELGISPLLSRLLVNRGVTTAGEANRFLYGSADDIHDPFLLLGMKEAVPRIRQALERGEHILIYGDYDADGVSSTSLMIQLMRFLKASYDIYIPHRSNEGYGLHNHALDWANQQGVTLVITVDTGISAVEQIAYAATLGIDVIVTDHHEPPAVLPEAYALINPKLPGCPYPFKGLAGVGVALKLAQALLGEVPEEWFEIAAIGTVADLMPLHGENRTMVRRGIQSMRSSAFPGIRALLGVAGVDMSTVTSVNIAFALAPRINASGRLDHAGRAVSLLTTEQEEEADQLAHALDLLNRERQQVVERIVEQAEQQLAAKLNGGTLPSVIVLAGEGWNVGVVGIVASKLLDRYYRPTIILGIDAETGMCKGSARSIPALDIYSALTDSHDLMEHFGGHPSAAGMTLSRDNLALFEERLNRYAASILTPDNLVPVAEADMVCRLDEVSLQVVEELELLQPFGMGNPSPRFVLQGLQLREARKMGREKNHVKLLLEQNGLSLDAIAFRRGDLADFLQQQTELDLMGELSINEWNGKRSLQLMMQDIRVQAPQIFDYRGVSDPFAELERGLKIFHPRIEERKNDVAVVMHPSSRLRPSRPVNAESIWVYDKEGGVTPGDDRRDTQHSVKSLFVLEPPDTPEQLQALWSTFEDVENVFLLHSVSERGGRLVSPDRELFKRIYVVLSRVGTQPVDEKAMLPALSRQCSCSVRMLSKVLDIFEELEFITRTKGRFCFVSNPPKRDLTASPRYQELHDMAEMERYLLDADTTQMTSWIMSLMKGAS, from the coding sequence TTGCTTCATTCGCAGTACCGATGGAAGACCCCGGAGGTTAGCCTGGAAGCGGCTCAGCCGTTGACGGAAGAGCTGGGGATTTCACCATTGTTGTCCCGGCTTTTAGTGAATCGGGGTGTCACTACGGCCGGGGAAGCAAACCGTTTTTTGTACGGGAGTGCAGACGACATACACGACCCTTTTCTGCTCCTGGGCATGAAAGAGGCAGTGCCGAGGATCCGTCAGGCGCTAGAACGTGGCGAACACATATTAATTTATGGTGATTATGATGCGGACGGGGTATCCAGTACGTCATTGATGATTCAGCTTATGCGCTTCCTGAAAGCTTCGTATGATATTTATATTCCGCACCGCTCCAATGAGGGATATGGACTGCACAATCATGCCCTTGATTGGGCTAACCAGCAGGGGGTTACGCTCGTCATTACAGTGGATACGGGAATTAGTGCAGTAGAGCAAATCGCTTATGCGGCAACCTTGGGTATAGATGTTATTGTTACAGACCATCACGAGCCTCCTGCTGTGCTTCCTGAAGCGTATGCTCTGATCAATCCTAAGCTACCTGGCTGTCCCTATCCATTCAAGGGTCTTGCTGGTGTAGGTGTCGCTCTAAAGCTGGCGCAGGCGCTGCTGGGTGAAGTACCCGAGGAATGGTTTGAAATTGCTGCTATCGGTACGGTAGCTGATCTGATGCCGTTACATGGTGAGAACCGGACGATGGTACGCAGAGGGATTCAGTCTATGAGAAGCTCTGCGTTTCCGGGTATTCGGGCGTTGCTTGGTGTAGCGGGTGTGGATATGTCTACAGTGACCTCTGTCAACATTGCATTTGCCTTGGCTCCCCGGATTAATGCCAGCGGACGTCTGGATCATGCAGGACGGGCGGTCTCCCTTTTGACGACAGAGCAGGAGGAAGAAGCTGATCAGCTCGCGCATGCGCTGGATCTGCTCAATCGGGAGCGTCAGCAAGTAGTTGAACGTATTGTGGAGCAAGCCGAGCAGCAGCTGGCAGCCAAGCTGAATGGAGGCACGCTGCCGTCTGTCATCGTATTGGCTGGTGAAGGCTGGAACGTGGGTGTCGTGGGGATTGTGGCATCCAAGTTGCTGGATCGCTATTATCGTCCAACCATTATTCTGGGCATAGATGCAGAGACAGGAATGTGCAAAGGGTCTGCCCGTTCTATTCCGGCCCTGGATATTTATAGTGCTCTGACAGACAGTCATGACCTGATGGAGCACTTTGGCGGTCATCCTTCGGCTGCGGGTATGACGCTGTCTCGCGACAATCTGGCATTATTTGAGGAACGGTTAAATCGCTATGCCGCTTCCATTTTGACGCCAGACAATCTCGTTCCTGTAGCCGAGGCAGATATGGTCTGTCGTCTGGACGAGGTATCTTTACAGGTGGTTGAAGAACTGGAGTTACTCCAGCCCTTTGGTATGGGGAACCCTTCTCCACGTTTCGTGTTACAGGGTCTTCAATTGCGTGAGGCCCGTAAAATGGGGCGTGAGAAAAATCATGTAAAGCTGTTGCTGGAGCAGAACGGATTATCGCTGGATGCGATTGCCTTCCGGCGTGGTGATCTGGCTGATTTTTTGCAGCAGCAAACCGAGCTTGATCTGATGGGCGAGCTTTCTATTAACGAGTGGAACGGCAAACGCTCCCTCCAGCTGATGATGCAGGATATCCGTGTACAGGCTCCGCAAATTTTTGATTATCGGGGAGTATCGGACCCTTTTGCTGAGCTGGAGCGGGGGCTTAAGATTTTTCATCCTCGTATAGAAGAACGAAAAAATGACGTTGCTGTTGTGATGCATCCATCGTCCAGGCTTCGTCCGTCTCGTCCAGTGAACGCCGAATCCATATGGGTATATGATAAGGAGGGCGGCGTTACTCCCGGTGATGATCGAAGGGATACGCAGCACTCTGTAAAGTCACTGTTCGTGTTGGAGCCACCGGATACGCCAGAGCAGTTGCAGGCATTGTGGTCTACGTTTGAAGATGTGGAGAATGTGTTTCTTCTTCATTCGGTCAGTGAACGAGGCGGTCGGCTCGTCAGCCCGGACAGAGAGCTGTTCAAGCGTATTTACGTTGTGCTTTCCCGAGTAGGGACGCAGCCTGTGGACGAAAAAGCAATGCTGCCTGCCCTTAGCCGCCAATGCTCCTGTTCAGTACGAATGCTATCAAAAGTGCTGGACATTTTCGAGGAGCTTGAGTTTATAACGCGTACAAAAGGGCGATTCTGTTTTGTTTCCAATCCACCCAAGCGAGATTTAACGGCTTCTCCACGTTATCAGGAATTGCATGATATGGCTGAAATGGAGCGTTATTTGCTGGATGCGGATACAACCCAGATGACAAGCTGGATTATGTCGCTTATGAAGGGCGCGTCTTGA